The genomic segment CGTCGTCCCCTAGCAGTTGCCACTCAACCTGTCTGGGCACTTCCCAGAATCAAGGTGCAAGGGGTCTGTGCTAGTGGACCTTGTTCTGTTTATAAATCTGATTAAAAATTACTAGGCAAGGgattgaataattaaatatcaaaacCTATAAAGTGGTAGAAATAATTAGTGGAAAGAACATAAGCCAAGTTGTTCCACTAACCGTGCACTGGTCGAGTCAAACAAGAGGCGTATTCAAACGGTAGTTCACCTGAGTAGGCTAGAAGAACATTGAAAAACAGAAGGTGGGTAGTGGGAGTGGGAGAGCATGAAGATATTAAGGAGGTCGACAAAAGGATAATCACGACCGAGAACGAGGATGAGAATGGCAATGGCTCACAACTTTCTAGTTTGACTCCCACGTCACGAGAGATAACTTGTCCGATGCTCGCTGCCTAAGCATGTGTAGTTGGGCGGAGACTTTGACTTGGTGTCCAAATCTGGAAAGCGAAGAGTTGGAAAGCTCATCCCTCGTGGTCCTGGGCAACGTTTTCGTGGGAAATACTGTTGAAAACAAACTTTTCCCACGCACTTTTCAACATGTTTAGATGATGAGAAATCGTGGATGAATACGTAAAAAAGATGTAACCACTTTTCCATCTGTTAATATACACGTGTGTATAGTATGATCATTCAAAACGTTAACaccttgaaagaaaaaagtttggATTGAAAGAACAAAATGGGAATAGGAAACACGCACGGACAGATGCACCCAAGGTTGGCTATGGgcaataaatgaattaaaaactGTTTCCATCATCATACCTGATGGGGAATGGGAATCCGTGGCGCTCGTTGCGGTTTGGTCAACAAAAGTGGACTACATTCTTCGctatcatttcttttaattgaaaatacaTAGTTTTGGGTTCAAATCCTACcacttctttttgttttgtttttcaggGAAATTCctgtcacttgtcatttttgtCCCTTGTGTTGTGTGCTCTTTCTATCAAGGGCTCACTAAAGCAAAAATATAGATGAATGATCAGATTAACCGGAATCATTCAAAACAAGAAGCAATCGAATCTTGAAACGTAGAGAAGATATTGTGCTTTCACCCTGTTTATCTGACAAGTGACAACGAATCAAAGGGTGACCGAAAATTTGTCCCTAAGAGAAACACATGCAATAGTTTCGACACGCGTAAGCAGAATTGAGAACAAAGAGCAGAATATGAAGCTACTTCCCCAGCGTACCAGCGTTAATGGTACAAAACCATAAGCCGCTGCAACTTCTCTGTTTCTTTTGGCTGACACGAAAAGACAATACGAAGAGCTTTTTTTGCAGTAACCTAAAGCGTAAAGAAAGGGAacccaaaaaaataatgaagaatcGAAGAACTAAGTAGCCTGTTTGCCATCTTTGGCCTCCgtcattgtttttttttcttttggtttggCAAGAGCAAAGACAAGACCTTTTTAATCTGCTTCTCTTTTGCCTAGCAAAGTATTGGGCTTCCTCTTTCTTGCTCATTCATACTACCAAAATAAGGAAAATCATGACCTACATAACTCAAAAATTTGACTTTCGATCTTAAACTGTATCAGTAGAATGAAAAAAAGGGTGGGAtcgaaggaaaagaaaggtcTTTCAAACGAATTTGACAATTGTTACATGATGATACGGAAGTCCAAAATGAGAAGAGTTGCATGCAGGGGTGTAGATGAATGAGTAGCAAAAACAGAGGGTCATTCATGGAAAGGAAACAATAAAAACGGTGGTAATTAATTATTCTAGTAGTAGTAATTAACGCATAAATTAGACCGCGAAACGAAAGAGATTCTTGATTTACTATAAAACCCCATCTAAAATCATTACTTCAACAGAAAACGTTAGAACAACTGGACACAACACAACACAACACTACAGTACATAAACGAATCtctctcactctctctctcttcacATGACTCGTCCTTTCAGACTCCTAGGCGCCGCCAACTCCTCGGCAACTAGCGAGCCGCCGCCGCCGCCTCCTGAACAAGGGGCAACCGTCGACTCCGACTTCGTCGTAATCCTTGCAGCTCTCCTCTGCGCCCTTATCTGCGTGCTGGGTCTCATCGCTGTCGCACGCTGCGCCTGGCTTCGCCGACTCTCCGGCAGCTCTGCCTCCAACCCAGCAGATACACCTCGTCCTACGCCTCCTGCCAACAAGGGCCTCAAGAAGAAGATCCTCAAATCCCTCCCCAAGGCCACCTTTTCAGCTGAATCCTCTGCCAAATTCTCCGATTGCGCAATTTGCCTGGCGGAGTTTGAGGTGGGCGATGAAATCCGGGTGCTGCCGCAGTGCGGCCACGGCTTCCACGTGGCCTGCATCGACATGTGGCTGGGGTCCCATTCTTCCTGCCCTTCCTGCCGTCAGATTCTGGTAGTTGCCAGATGCCACAAGTGCGGCGGTTTACCCGGGCCGGGGGCTTCAACCTCGGGAACTGACACTGAGGCCAGATTGAAGGAGCGTGAAGATGAGGTCAATAGGTTCTTGCCCTAGCCTCTCAGTCTCAGGGTTccccattttttctttcttttcaaagttAATTCTATTAGGTTAGCTTGCCTCCTGAATTGTTACTACTACCACTACTAGCATTTAGGTTTGGATTTTATTCGAATTTCTATGTAGTAGTATTTGATTTGGTGTATGTATGTAAAGTTAAGTGGTACTTATGTATGTAAAAAATATAGGCAGAATTCAGAATGTCAGATTCCTGTAAGAACATAATTAGTTCAGAGTACCCACACAAAAAAGATTAATGGTTCAAGAATGAAAATTGAGCAACTTTTCAGTGATGTGAGTTCCCTTCCATTTTGTCTAGTCATCAATACTTCTCTGGAACTAAAAATCCCAGATGCCAACACTTGAATCTTAACCCTGAACAGCTTGCATTAATTCATAAATACAGCCTGAGCTGATCCAAGCTACGTTTTGAAGTTAAAGTAAGTGTGCCCCGTATGTTGATTTGCTTTGCTGCCTTTTTGTTCTGTTCGGACTTTGGTCTGGTTCGtcactttccttttcttttctttttttttctttggttaaAGTCTGGTTCTTCGCTTTTACCAGAAGAAAATGATTGAACTCTCAGTTCAGGAATTTCTTTCGCAATGGTCCTTTCATGTTGAAGTGTTTTTTGTTGCacgttctttctttctttctttattattaatgTCCATCTCAAATTCTCAATGAGACTGGGGGCTGGTTTTTGTTTCCCGTTGCCTGAATTCTTATTACTGTTActtgaaataaagaaaacaaatcaaaaagtaaaatgGGCCATGGAATCGGTGGAAAGAAATGGGACCCCTTCAAGATGGCAGGAGGACCATCTAAAGTGATGAACAGAAGAGAATCAAAATTCCGAAAGCGGGAGCACCTGTCAAACACGAGTCCTTTCACTTCCAGCACTTGAGCCTGTAATAGAGGTCTGTTGCTTGCTTTTGTGTAGGACGATCATCCAATCTGAAAGGAAAAGATTTGCCCATTCATGAACCGCCTCCTGTtacattttgattttgatgctGTTAACAGTCgatctcttttgtttttcccgGTTACTTTTATACCTGATAAGCCAAGATAAAGTGGGTTGCCGCATGTTTAAACAACTTGTTTTGCCCTTTGGCcttttgggtttttctttttctttttatttggtAGGTCTGGGTGTCAAGATTCTCGTTCCACGTCCAGGAGCATGCAATGCTGCAACTTTCTCTTCACTGACTAGGGGTTAAAGAGCACCAAAGACATTCCTCTTGTTTATCAACTTGGGGtgaatgaatttttttaagaaatttctcTCCTGTTTCACCACTATAATCATACGTCAGAACCTGCTTTCTCGCATGACAAAACCATATCCTCCAGTAAGTGATTAATTAAGTAATCTAAGGGGGCGGTATGTGCCGACCTCCCAAGTCCATTGAGTGCAAGCAATAAACAAAAAGGGTCAGTTGACGTTTGACAATGATTTCACCAATTGAAAAAGGCGAAAACACCATGCCGTCGTTTTGCATTATATTTCAAGTTAAATACTCATTTTGGCAGCTTCCGAACTgcttccattattttttttttttaacatttcgAAAAGCCAAAGGTGTTGCCGATGCATAAGGTGGGTAATGGCTAAAAATGGCAACCGGGGTtggttttgaattgatcaCTAACTATCAAACTTTGTTTCTTATTACAAACAGGTGATGGAAGCAAGATTGTGACACCCACTGGCAGACTCCGAACAAAAATGAGTAAATTAATGTCTTAAGATATCGttaattatttacttaatGTTCACATAAAGAtaactccaaaattttcaaaaactaGATTATCTTCTTTCTTGTCTTGACCTAACAAAGATGGTGTTAGTCCACCTTATGCTGGTATATAACCATTTGTTTATCAATAAAACCTTATAATATACTCCTTTTATTTTCAAGCCGTCCATTAAAATAAGGTGGATGGTCCACTAGAGTACCAGATTAACCCATCACTCCGGGAGTTCATGCCGGCCGGTCTTTTACCACAAcaggatatatatatatatatctcacaTTCACACGGAAGAAACGTTAtcagagaaataaaagaaggcGAGGCAAGCAGTGGAGATAATTCAGATGGTGCATGGAAATATTGAGTTTTGGGGGGGGGAGTGTGGCTCAACTCTCATGCGGTGTGCATGTCTGCATTCTATGTAGCAAGACGATGTCAATTAGTCCTAGCTgcttaaatttgtttttctttttcaaaagaaactTGATTAACTAGGAGGATATGAATTAAAGACCTTAATGCGCATCTAGGACGTTGAGCAATTTGCTTGactctttattaattaattaagctagCCAACATTGAGAGTAGCTAGCTAGGTCAAGTGGGACTAATAGGATATATatgataatatttataatatatagtaCAGAATTAGGGAAATTCTATAGTATTGCTTAGTGGGTAAGTGATGGTGAAAGGTCATAAGAATTTCAAAGCAATCATTTCTGGTATTTATGCTtcaaaaatgttttcaaaagagaaaaaagagcaACACCTGCAAAACCATCCTTTATTAGAGGAGTCGAAAAACATACCTAATACAAAATTGACATCCATGTACTGGACTGACCTAAATTTGTCCTCGTACAAAGTGCATCTTTGTCCTAGAAAAAATTCCTCAGTGAACCAAGcaaccaaaaaattaaaaaaataaataaaaaaagaaaaacgtgGCGGGATTTGAACCCGACGTGAATCGAACACGCAACCTTCTGATCTGGAGTCAGACGCGCTACCATTGCGCCACGGATCCACCTGCTGGATTTTGGTTCAGTCTTCCATGAAGGCTGGGAGATTTCTCCTTTTGGGGGTTTCTCCAAGACCGAAGGCCTACAGTTCGTCACACACTCGGGAAGCTTTCATTGGGAGTGCGAAGCATAGTGAGTGATTAACTGAAATGTGAGGAGTCTGCTGGTGACCTCTTTTCAACGGTAATTTGTCAAATCGTAACCTGAACGCACTGTTGTTATCTACTAAATCTCGAGGGGATTGCTAATACCCCTCTGTTTTTGTCTTTCAGTACGAGAAATTTCTATCTCCGAAATCCTAATGGCATCAGTTTGGAGTCTACACTTCCATTCCCTTCCTTTCCAGGTAAATCCCAAAATTTTCTTCCTAATGGTTTCTCTTACATATTCTCTGTCATtgaattgtttttgtttttcttttgtgtgtGTTGGGGGGTCAACTGTGTGATAACAGCCTTCAATTCGGGG from the Theobroma cacao cultivar B97-61/B2 chromosome 8, Criollo_cocoa_genome_V2, whole genome shotgun sequence genome contains:
- the LOC18591745 gene encoding RING-H2 finger protein ATL80 yields the protein MTRPFRLLGAANSSATSEPPPPPPEQGATVDSDFVVILAALLCALICVLGLIAVARCAWLRRLSGSSASNPADTPRPTPPANKGLKKKILKSLPKATFSAESSAKFSDCAICLAEFEVGDEIRVLPQCGHGFHVACIDMWLGSHSSCPSCRQILVVARCHKCGGLPGPGASTSGTDTEARLKEREDEVNRFLP